A region of Planococcus sp. MSAK28401 DNA encodes the following proteins:
- a CDS encoding DNA translocase FtsK, giving the protein MSWMKNMWNKMFTEDTETEEKPFVHSEEIQHSQTKPQDSKPAPFRFPLISDEEAKGMPVENRKPERREEKPRFDAPLKETEEKPYELDALEPSGKLPKPNAGRNKKKRPHVPKTAEPQGLDLPGNTTRRFQPTRVASPVHGFTDRPAPIDELLEQEAKKRAELERKNDWSQRSLQELYKKSDDRLPQAKKPNSTMETTVYKPVEQKEQAPETASASEKPHENALAEEDQQVEKKPEPHYEWADRSLQDLLPKNQKVDQEPEKTPEQESEQAEVTVYRTADQEQPSNELADAGNPEENGEVFEEGTGKGGPTAIVEPPVTESKAHENTAVTAKPESEREDHIHSPDPKPVLPQAKTQDKGKKERTVPFNVLMLKSDKERLPKQQQAPIAEKKTALIEETAAEPANLTDSSHAGYQLPAQEYLLEPENDLKDETWMEEQGHRLIEALSHFQIKAEIVGTVQGPAVTRFELRVAQGIKVSKIRNLADDLKLALAARDIRIQAPIPGKSSIGIEIPNRQSRAVRLSEVIGSPNFKASDSPLEAALGLDLAGNPVTLDLRKMPHGLIAGATGSGKSVCINSLLISLLYQSSPRDLKMLLIDPKMVELAPYNHIPHLVSPVITDVKAATASLKWAVEEMERRYQLFAHTGVRDLDRYNKMVNDKGQPAQHLPYILIVIDELADLMMMSPSDVEDSICRIAQKARACGIHLVIATQRPSVDVITGLIKSNIPTRIAFSVSSQVDSRTILDTQGAERLLGRGDMLYLGNGMAAPNRLQGTFVTDDEIEKVIAHVRAQGEPDYIFKEEELMQRSQSPAEQDDLFEEACRFIMSQGSASTSLLQRKFHIGYNRAARLMDLIEEYGFISEQNGSKARTVLITESDIEEVFR; this is encoded by the coding sequence ATGAGCTGGATGAAAAATATGTGGAATAAAATGTTCACAGAAGACACGGAAACAGAAGAAAAGCCGTTTGTGCACAGTGAGGAAATACAGCATTCCCAGACGAAACCACAGGACAGCAAACCGGCCCCGTTCCGGTTTCCGCTTATTTCTGATGAAGAAGCGAAAGGCATGCCTGTAGAAAACCGTAAACCTGAACGAAGGGAAGAAAAGCCGCGTTTTGATGCGCCTTTAAAAGAAACGGAAGAAAAACCATACGAACTCGATGCCTTGGAGCCGAGTGGTAAATTGCCGAAACCAAATGCAGGGCGCAATAAGAAAAAACGCCCCCATGTGCCGAAAACAGCTGAACCGCAAGGCCTTGATTTGCCGGGCAACACGACGCGGCGCTTCCAGCCGACGCGTGTAGCTTCCCCGGTGCACGGATTTACAGACCGTCCGGCGCCAATCGATGAATTATTGGAACAGGAAGCGAAAAAGAGAGCCGAACTTGAACGCAAAAACGATTGGTCGCAGCGCAGCCTGCAAGAATTGTACAAGAAGAGCGATGATCGGTTGCCACAGGCGAAAAAACCGAATTCCACTATGGAAACAACGGTGTATAAGCCTGTAGAACAAAAAGAGCAGGCTCCCGAAACGGCATCTGCCAGTGAAAAACCACATGAGAATGCATTAGCGGAAGAAGACCAGCAAGTGGAAAAAAAGCCTGAACCGCATTATGAATGGGCAGACCGCAGCCTTCAGGATTTATTGCCGAAAAACCAAAAAGTTGACCAAGAACCTGAAAAAACGCCTGAACAAGAATCTGAACAAGCGGAAGTGACGGTATACCGCACAGCCGATCAAGAACAGCCTTCAAATGAGTTGGCGGATGCTGGCAACCCTGAAGAAAATGGCGAAGTCTTCGAGGAAGGCACAGGCAAAGGCGGCCCAACGGCAATTGTTGAACCGCCTGTAACGGAATCAAAAGCGCATGAAAACACGGCGGTAACTGCAAAGCCGGAATCCGAGCGTGAAGACCATATACATAGCCCGGATCCGAAACCAGTATTGCCGCAGGCGAAAACACAGGATAAAGGCAAAAAAGAACGAACAGTGCCATTCAATGTGTTGATGTTGAAATCGGATAAAGAACGTTTGCCGAAACAGCAGCAAGCTCCGATAGCGGAAAAAAAAACGGCATTAATAGAGGAAACCGCAGCTGAACCAGCAAATCTTACTGATTCAAGCCATGCTGGTTATCAATTGCCCGCGCAAGAGTATCTCTTAGAGCCTGAGAACGACTTGAAAGATGAAACATGGATGGAAGAACAGGGCCATCGCCTAATCGAAGCTTTGTCCCACTTCCAGATCAAGGCGGAAATTGTCGGAACGGTGCAAGGGCCGGCCGTCACCCGTTTTGAGCTGCGTGTCGCGCAAGGAATCAAAGTGAGTAAAATCCGCAACTTGGCCGACGACTTGAAATTGGCGCTTGCGGCACGGGATATCCGCATACAAGCCCCAATTCCTGGGAAAAGCTCTATTGGCATCGAGATTCCGAACCGCCAAAGCCGCGCAGTGCGCTTGTCGGAAGTTATCGGAAGCCCGAACTTCAAAGCATCGGATTCACCGCTTGAAGCAGCACTCGGGCTCGACCTGGCCGGGAATCCAGTTACGCTTGATTTGCGCAAGATGCCGCACGGTTTGATCGCGGGTGCTACAGGCTCCGGAAAAAGCGTATGCATCAATTCGCTGCTCATCAGCCTGCTGTACCAATCCTCGCCGCGCGACTTGAAAATGCTCTTGATCGACCCGAAAATGGTCGAGTTAGCTCCTTATAACCATATTCCGCATTTGGTCAGCCCGGTCATCACAGACGTCAAGGCAGCGACCGCTTCCTTGAAATGGGCAGTGGAAGAAATGGAACGTCGTTATCAGCTATTCGCCCATACTGGGGTCCGCGATTTGGATCGTTACAACAAAATGGTCAATGACAAAGGACAGCCGGCACAACATCTGCCGTATATCCTGATCGTCATCGATGAATTGGCCGATTTGATGATGATGTCGCCTTCGGATGTGGAAGATTCCATTTGCCGCATCGCCCAAAAAGCACGTGCCTGCGGAATCCATTTGGTAATTGCTACCCAACGCCCATCTGTGGACGTCATCACAGGCTTGATCAAATCCAACATTCCGACGCGCATCGCTTTTTCTGTCTCGTCGCAAGTGGACAGCCGGACGATCTTAGATACCCAAGGAGCAGAGCGTTTGCTTGGGCGAGGGGACATGCTGTATTTGGGGAACGGCATGGCCGCACCGAACCGCTTGCAAGGAACTTTCGTGACGGATGATGAAATCGAAAAAGTCATTGCCCATGTCCGTGCGCAAGGAGAGCCCGATTATATTTTCAAAGAAGAGGAATTGATGCAGCGCAGCCAGTCGCCTGCCGAACAGGATGATTTGTTTGAGGAAGCCTGCCGGTTTATCATGTCACAAGGAAGCGCCTCGACTTCATTGTTGCAGCGGAAATTCCATATCGGCTATAACCGGGCCGCGCGCTTGATGGACCTGATCGAAGAGTACGGGTTCATCTCCGAACAGAACGGCAGCAAAGCGAGAACGGTGCTAATTACGGAAAGCGATATCGAAGAAGTGTTCCGTTGA
- a CDS encoding YtnP family quorum-quenching lactonase, producing MQKFQFHDMLLTWLDGGTTWLDGGTMFGVVPKVVWSKRYPANEQNQIELPTHPILVQFDGHNILVDSGLGNGKLTDRQKRNLGVSSESLVEEQLEEFGLSAQDIDTVLMTHLHGDHAAGLTKKRGEDYVSAFPNAKIYVSAVEWEEMQNPNIRSRNTYWKENWEPITGQVETFTDKVTVFDAITMIHTGGHSNGHSVIKFEQNGETILHMGDIMPTHAHQNPLWVLAFDDYPMDSIYAKDKLMKEALPGNFYFSFYHDAFYRLIKWNEDGKEIVDALERKEKVFE from the coding sequence ATGCAGAAATTTCAATTTCACGACATGTTGTTAACTTGGCTTGATGGGGGAACGACTTGGCTTGATGGGGGAACGATGTTCGGCGTCGTCCCGAAAGTGGTGTGGTCGAAACGCTATCCTGCAAATGAGCAGAACCAGATCGAATTGCCGACACATCCGATTTTGGTGCAGTTCGATGGGCATAACATCCTCGTCGACAGCGGCCTCGGCAATGGCAAATTGACCGATCGCCAAAAGCGCAATCTGGGCGTTTCCTCGGAATCACTTGTGGAAGAGCAGCTGGAAGAGTTTGGCTTGTCTGCACAAGATATCGACACGGTCTTGATGACGCATCTACACGGCGATCACGCGGCTGGCCTGACGAAAAAACGGGGCGAGGATTACGTGTCTGCGTTCCCAAATGCCAAAATTTACGTGTCAGCTGTGGAATGGGAGGAAATGCAAAACCCGAACATCCGCTCACGCAATACGTATTGGAAAGAAAATTGGGAGCCGATTACCGGACAGGTTGAAACCTTTACCGACAAAGTGACCGTGTTCGATGCCATCACCATGATCCACACGGGCGGCCATTCGAACGGCCATAGCGTCATCAAGTTTGAACAGAACGGAGAGACGATTCTCCATATGGGGGACATTATGCCGACCCATGCCCATCAAAATCCGCTGTGGGTATTGGCATTCGATGATTATCCGATGGACTCGATCTATGCAAAAGACAAGCTGATGAAAGAAGCGCTGCCGGGCAATTTCTATTTCAGCTTCTATCACGATGCCTTTTACCGACTCATCAAATGGAACGAGGACGGCAAAGAAATCGTTGATGCGCTCGAACGCAAAGAAAAAGTGTTTGAATAA
- the ytpR gene encoding YtpR family tRNA-binding protein encodes MNAFYNKQGVGDVLLVQLTLDKPEKIHTEQFGDVTLIKNGQQEIAGFNLFQASDYADLPEGQPVEVTEALVTALQNALEKNGVSHTLEVDLTPKFVVGYVASKDKHPNADKLNVCQVAVGEETLQIVCGAPNVEAGQKVVVAKVGAVMPSGMVIRDAELRGVASSGMICSAKELDLPDAPAEKGILVLPEDAQTGSPFEMKV; translated from the coding sequence ATGAATGCATTCTATAATAAACAAGGCGTCGGCGATGTGCTGCTTGTCCAATTGACATTGGACAAGCCGGAAAAAATCCATACGGAACAATTTGGGGATGTGACTTTGATCAAAAATGGCCAGCAGGAAATCGCCGGTTTCAACTTGTTCCAAGCAAGCGATTATGCAGACTTGCCGGAAGGTCAGCCTGTAGAAGTGACGGAAGCACTCGTGACGGCGCTTCAAAATGCATTGGAGAAAAACGGTGTCTCCCATACGCTGGAAGTTGATTTAACACCAAAATTCGTTGTCGGCTATGTAGCGTCGAAAGACAAGCATCCGAATGCCGACAAATTGAATGTGTGCCAAGTGGCAGTCGGCGAAGAAACCTTGCAGATTGTTTGCGGTGCGCCGAACGTAGAAGCAGGCCAAAAAGTGGTCGTCGCTAAAGTCGGGGCGGTCATGCCTTCTGGTATGGTTATTCGTGATGCAGAACTGCGCGGCGTCGCTTCTAGCGGAATGATTTGCTCAGCGAAAGAATTGGACTTGCCGGATGCGCCGGCGGAAAAAGGAATTTTGGTATTGCCGGAAGATGCGCAAACAGGATCTCCATTTGAAATGAAGGTGTAA
- a CDS encoding YtxH domain-containing protein — translation MGKNKNTYSKPDYNESQYNGEYYTQGGKYSDQGGQYEQSQYVPQSYGSSSRYDDLYDYEESNGGSGFLTGMIVGGLVGAAAALFFAPKAGKELQADLKTQATTIKEKAQQSKDTSDSNDGPGFTQQLKEQSTKVVDKVKNMKGSNSPMDDGTASSEGEESVELLETVQNKVDNGDKAGNDAFTSTANALKEAVEEVKEENKSSHNDSKTSAGTNASASLQGSADAKSSSSAKGSTSSQGSSNAKGSSNSQGSSNAKGSSNSQGSSNAKGSSNSQSNQNKKN, via the coding sequence ATGGGAAAAAACAAAAATACTTATTCGAAACCTGATTATAATGAATCCCAGTACAATGGCGAGTATTATACGCAAGGCGGCAAATACAGCGACCAAGGCGGACAATACGAACAAAGCCAATACGTACCGCAATCATACGGTTCATCAAGCCGCTATGACGATCTATACGATTACGAAGAATCGAACGGCGGATCAGGCTTCTTAACAGGCATGATCGTCGGCGGTCTTGTCGGAGCGGCGGCAGCATTGTTCTTCGCGCCTAAAGCAGGCAAAGAGTTGCAAGCTGACTTAAAGACACAAGCGACTACTATCAAAGAAAAAGCGCAACAGTCGAAAGACACAAGCGATTCAAATGACGGCCCTGGTTTCACTCAGCAATTGAAAGAGCAGTCGACAAAAGTGGTCGATAAAGTGAAGAACATGAAAGGCAGCAATTCACCGATGGATGACGGTACCGCTTCATCTGAAGGCGAGGAAAGCGTAGAATTGCTGGAAACAGTACAAAACAAAGTAGATAACGGCGACAAAGCCGGAAACGATGCGTTCACATCTACAGCTAATGCTTTGAAAGAAGCGGTTGAAGAAGTGAAGGAAGAAAACAAATCAAGCCATAACGACTCGAAGACATCAGCAGGTACAAATGCATCTGCAAGCCTTCAAGGTTCAGCTGATGCAAAATCTTCCTCAAGCGCTAAAGGCTCTACATCTTCACAAGGGTCTTCAAATGCCAAAGGCTCTTCAAATTCACAAGGGTCTTCAAATGCAAAAGGGTCTTCTAATTCACAAGGATCTTCAAATGCAAAGGGGTCTTCTAATTCACAAAGCAATCAGAACAAAAAGAATTAA
- the murC gene encoding UDP-N-acetylmuramate--L-alanine ligase: MTVLHFTGIKGSGMSALAQIMHDMGESVQGSDIAQHFFTEERLRDRGITILPFDPENISQDMTIVAGNAFNDEHPELVKARESGATIIRYHQFLGDLMKQYVSVAITGAHGKTSTTGLMAHVLNGYKPVSYLIGDGTGSGQENSHFFVAEACEYRRHFLAYHPDYAIMTNIDFDHPDYFGSVDDVFKAFQEMAQQVKKCIIACGDDEYLQQIQAPVPVVYYGFGEENDFQARNIVKTTEGTTFDVVIRNEFFHTFTIPMYGDHAVLNALAVISLCQYESIPADIIQRQFVSYEGVKRRFTETVIDDRVLIDDYAHHPTEIRATLQSASQKYPERELIAIFQPHTFSRTQTFLQEFADCLQEADHVYLCDIFGSAREEAGTLTIRDLQEKIEGSQLLQLEDIGKLTIHNNAVYLFMGAGDVTKFQQAYQEVLTIPKKA, translated from the coding sequence ATGACAGTATTACATTTTACGGGCATTAAAGGCTCTGGCATGAGCGCGCTGGCCCAAATCATGCATGATATGGGCGAGTCGGTACAAGGTTCTGATATCGCGCAGCATTTCTTCACGGAAGAGCGGCTGCGAGACAGAGGCATCACGATTTTGCCTTTCGATCCCGAAAACATTTCGCAGGACATGACAATCGTCGCCGGGAATGCATTTAACGACGAACATCCAGAGCTGGTCAAAGCCCGTGAAAGCGGCGCGACCATCATCAGGTACCATCAATTCCTTGGCGATTTGATGAAGCAATACGTATCGGTCGCCATCACCGGCGCACACGGGAAAACTTCGACGACCGGGCTTATGGCACATGTGCTGAACGGCTATAAGCCAGTTTCTTACCTAATCGGTGACGGAACAGGGTCGGGCCAGGAAAATTCCCATTTCTTCGTAGCGGAAGCATGCGAATACCGCCGCCATTTCTTGGCGTATCACCCGGATTATGCGATCATGACCAATATCGATTTCGACCATCCCGATTATTTCGGCAGCGTTGACGATGTCTTCAAGGCATTCCAGGAAATGGCGCAGCAAGTGAAGAAATGTATCATCGCTTGCGGAGATGACGAATATTTACAGCAAATCCAAGCGCCGGTTCCGGTCGTCTATTACGGTTTTGGTGAGGAAAATGATTTCCAGGCACGTAATATCGTCAAAACGACGGAAGGCACGACGTTTGATGTCGTTATCCGTAACGAATTCTTCCATACGTTCACCATTCCGATGTACGGCGACCATGCTGTACTGAATGCACTCGCTGTCATTTCACTTTGCCAGTATGAAAGCATCCCGGCGGATATCATCCAGCGCCAATTCGTGAGCTATGAAGGCGTCAAGCGTCGCTTTACGGAGACGGTCATCGATGACCGTGTGCTGATCGATGATTATGCACATCATCCGACAGAAATCCGTGCCACTTTGCAATCGGCGAGTCAGAAATATCCTGAGCGCGAGCTGATCGCGATTTTCCAACCGCATACATTCAGCCGCACCCAGACCTTCCTCCAGGAATTTGCTGATTGCCTGCAGGAAGCAGATCATGTCTATTTATGTGATATCTTCGGTTCAGCAAGAGAAGAAGCGGGTACTTTAACGATCCGGGACCTTCAGGAAAAAATCGAAGGCAGCCAGCTCCTTCAATTGGAAGACATTGGAAAACTAACTATCCACAATAACGCAGTATACCTTTTCATGGGAGCTGGAGATGTAACGAAATTCCAGCAAGCCTATCAAGAAGTATTGACCATACCGAAAAAAGCCTAA
- a CDS encoding thioredoxin family protein, with product MEKLQSVEQFTQLANSENVIFMFTAGWCPDCRVIDPIMPDIEEKFSDYTFVSVDRDEFIDLCIEKDIYGIPSFLGFRGGEEQGRFVSRDRKTQEEIESFISNLSK from the coding sequence ATGGAAAAATTGCAGTCAGTCGAGCAATTTACGCAACTAGCAAACTCAGAGAATGTCATCTTCATGTTTACAGCTGGATGGTGCCCGGATTGCCGGGTGATCGATCCCATCATGCCTGACATTGAAGAGAAATTCAGCGACTATACTTTTGTCTCAGTCGACCGAGATGAATTCATCGATTTGTGCATCGAAAAAGATATTTATGGGATCCCGAGCTTTCTTGGATTCCGTGGAGGCGAGGAGCAAGGGCGTTTCGTCAGCCGCGACCGCAAGACGCAGGAGGAAATTGAATCGTTTATCTCCAACCTGTCGAAATAA
- the trmB gene encoding tRNA (guanosine(46)-N7)-methyltransferase TrmB, with protein MRARYKPWAAELIEAHPEIVIPNPEALKGKWHEKFGNDRPIHIEAGSGKGRFITGMAQANPDINYIGIELFESVIVTALQGALEPEGGIPNLRLLQVNAQELETFFEASEIDRVYLNFSDPWPKTRHAKRRLTHESFLKLYERVLPEGGEIHFKTDNRGLFEYSLTSISEYGMLLKDVSLDLHANEPEWNIMTEYEEKFLKKGQPIYRLEAKFQA; from the coding sequence ATGAGAGCAAGATATAAACCATGGGCGGCAGAGTTGATCGAAGCCCATCCGGAGATCGTCATTCCTAATCCGGAAGCGCTAAAAGGCAAATGGCACGAAAAGTTTGGCAATGACCGCCCGATCCACATCGAGGCCGGAAGCGGGAAAGGTCGTTTCATTACGGGCATGGCTCAAGCCAATCCGGACATCAATTACATCGGAATTGAATTGTTCGAAAGCGTGATCGTGACGGCGCTTCAAGGGGCGTTAGAGCCGGAAGGCGGCATTCCGAACTTGCGCCTCTTGCAAGTGAATGCACAAGAGCTTGAAACGTTTTTCGAAGCAAGCGAAATCGATCGCGTCTACTTGAACTTTTCGGATCCTTGGCCGAAGACGCGACACGCGAAACGGCGTTTAACGCATGAGAGTTTCCTGAAATTGTACGAGCGTGTGTTGCCTGAAGGCGGCGAAATTCATTTCAAGACTGATAACCGCGGGCTTTTTGAATATTCGCTCACGAGCATTTCCGAATATGGTATGTTATTGAAGGATGTATCGCTGGATCTTCATGCCAATGAACCGGAATGGAATATCATGACGGAATATGAAGAGAAGTTTTTGAAAAAAGGACAGCCGATCTACCGGCTGGAGGCGAAATTCCAGGCGTAA
- a CDS encoding M42 family metallopeptidase, translating into MNQDTRVMFKTLTELPGAPGNEYAVRKFMRSELEKYSDELIQDNLGSIFGVKKGAHDGPRVMVAGHMDEVGFMVTQITDNGMLRFQPLGGWWNQVMLAMRVDVVAGDRIVPGVVGSIPPHLLDEATRQKPMDIKNMLIDIGADDKEDALSMGVLPGQQIVPYSPFTPMANDKKIMAKAWDNRYGCGLSIELLKELQGESLPNQLFSGATVMEEVGLRGAQTAANLIQPDIFYALDASPANDATGDKNEFGQLGKGALLRILDRTMVTHRGMREFILDTAETHNIPYQYFVSQGGTDAGKVHIANEGIPSSVIGICSRYIHTSASVIHTDDYAAAKELLVKLVKATDQSTIDTIKQNV; encoded by the coding sequence ATGAACCAGGATACAAGAGTGATGTTTAAAACCTTAACCGAGCTTCCAGGAGCACCTGGCAATGAATACGCGGTGCGCAAGTTCATGCGCAGTGAGCTTGAAAAATATTCGGATGAACTGATCCAGGACAATCTCGGAAGTATATTTGGCGTCAAAAAAGGCGCACACGATGGGCCGCGCGTTATGGTAGCCGGCCATATGGATGAAGTCGGCTTCATGGTAACGCAAATCACTGACAATGGCATGCTGCGCTTTCAACCACTCGGCGGCTGGTGGAATCAAGTCATGCTGGCGATGCGTGTGGACGTGGTTGCAGGAGACCGCATCGTTCCGGGAGTCGTCGGGTCAATCCCGCCGCATCTGCTAGATGAGGCGACGCGCCAAAAGCCGATGGACATCAAGAACATGCTAATCGATATCGGCGCAGATGATAAGGAAGATGCATTGTCAATGGGCGTTCTCCCTGGACAGCAAATCGTCCCATACAGCCCGTTCACGCCGATGGCCAATGACAAGAAAATCATGGCAAAAGCATGGGACAACCGCTATGGCTGCGGATTGTCGATTGAATTGCTAAAAGAATTGCAAGGCGAGTCTTTGCCGAACCAATTGTTCTCCGGTGCAACGGTCATGGAAGAAGTGGGACTTCGCGGTGCGCAGACAGCCGCCAATTTGATCCAGCCGGATATCTTTTATGCGCTGGATGCAAGTCCGGCAAACGATGCGACAGGGGACAAGAACGAATTCGGCCAGCTAGGAAAAGGGGCGCTGTTGCGCATCCTCGACCGCACGATGGTTACACACCGCGGTATGCGCGAATTCATTCTCGATACTGCTGAAACACATAACATCCCTTACCAATACTTTGTCTCGCAAGGCGGGACAGATGCTGGGAAAGTTCATATCGCCAATGAAGGGATCCCAAGTTCTGTTATCGGCATCTGCTCACGCTATATCCATACTTCCGCTTCGGTCATCCATACAGACGATTACGCAGCGGCCAAAGAGCTGCTCGTTAAACTAGTGAAGGCAACAGACCAATCGACGATTGACACAATCAAACAAAACGTCTGA
- a CDS encoding DUF84 family protein translates to MKLCVASTNPAKTGAVASALEKLGIQAEINQQEAQSGVSAQPFSIEETKAGAINRAHHVLADCDAAIGLEGGVFELDGTMYLCNWGALVTSDGDVYVAGGAQVPLPAEIAMLLRAGEELGPVMDRYAQETGIRHHKGAIGILTAGKLNRVELFSQIVVLLFGQWQANSD, encoded by the coding sequence ATGAAATTATGTGTAGCATCAACCAATCCAGCTAAAACCGGGGCAGTCGCGTCAGCTCTTGAGAAATTAGGCATCCAGGCAGAGATCAACCAGCAAGAAGCACAATCAGGAGTTTCGGCACAGCCTTTTTCTATTGAAGAAACCAAAGCCGGGGCGATCAATCGCGCACATCATGTGCTTGCTGATTGTGACGCTGCAATTGGATTGGAAGGGGGCGTCTTCGAACTCGACGGGACGATGTATCTATGCAATTGGGGAGCCCTGGTTACATCCGATGGAGATGTTTACGTGGCAGGCGGGGCGCAAGTGCCGTTGCCTGCGGAAATTGCCATGCTGTTGCGTGCTGGCGAAGAACTCGGCCCTGTCATGGACCGCTATGCACAGGAAACAGGCATCCGCCACCATAAAGGAGCGATCGGCATTTTGACAGCCGGCAAGTTGAACCGGGTTGAGCTATTTTCTCAAATCGTTGTCTTATTGTTCGGGCAATGGCAAGCAAACAGCGATTAA
- a CDS encoding PepSY domain-containing protein, with amino-acid sequence MKNRDLLVGFAAGAAAAYIAKEVYENKQTLYPADDVLKKVKQSFKEEGPIDGSWIFMKTEPYNQHAVKTEVYKGGITRHRDDELEQYEFLADAYTGAVLEVTKS; translated from the coding sequence ATGAAAAATCGTGATTTGCTCGTTGGATTTGCTGCCGGTGCAGCAGCAGCCTATATCGCTAAGGAAGTTTACGAAAACAAACAGACGCTTTACCCGGCCGATGATGTGTTGAAGAAAGTCAAACAGTCCTTCAAAGAAGAAGGACCGATCGACGGTTCGTGGATCTTTATGAAAACCGAGCCTTACAATCAGCACGCGGTCAAGACGGAAGTGTATAAAGGCGGCATCACGCGGCACCGCGACGATGAACTCGAGCAGTACGAGTTTCTGGCCGATGCCTATACAGGAGCCGTCTTGGAAGTCACCAAATCATAA
- a CDS encoding DUF948 domain-containing protein: MDWSILLYIAAIVAAVGFLVLCVALAMTLNSLKNTLKEVSGTVSGLENQLQGVTLETTNLLHKTNELAEDITVKSEKLNGVVDAVKGVGNSVTDLNSTVRHITSRVGVQVEQNEDKIAQVVQWSNVAMGIADKWKERKVYQTRSTEQYTPVPGQKKLPGSSDQY; the protein is encoded by the coding sequence ATGGATTGGTCAATCTTGCTTTACATTGCCGCGATTGTTGCTGCTGTTGGATTTTTAGTTTTATGCGTAGCGCTGGCGATGACTTTGAATTCACTCAAGAACACATTGAAAGAGGTTTCCGGCACTGTTTCAGGGCTGGAGAATCAATTGCAGGGAGTCACGTTGGAGACGACGAACTTATTGCATAAGACGAACGAACTTGCAGAAGACATCACAGTCAAATCAGAGAAATTGAATGGGGTTGTCGATGCAGTTAAAGGCGTCGGAAACTCCGTAACAGACCTGAACTCTACAGTACGCCACATCACTTCACGCGTCGGCGTGCAAGTTGAGCAGAACGAAGATAAAATTGCTCAAGTGGTCCAGTGGAGCAATGTTGCAATGGGCATTGCTGATAAATGGAAAGAGCGCAAAGTATATCAAACACGCAGCACAGAGCAATACACGCCGGTTCCTGGCCAGAAGAAATTGCCAGGCAGCAGCGATCAGTACTAA
- a CDS encoding DUF1444 family protein, which yields MKSAELFTILKERVANDQLNWTLDRQKDIANVRHKKLGKGMTISLPQVINRFETKGDSAIEEITYTISETFQAMERESAGELPGEQHIYPVIRSTSFPEESREGHRFLTSPHTAETRVYYALDAGTTYRLIDDKVLESLALTADQVQEIAKFQVKKLKTTVKEDHVAGNVFYFLNENDGYDATRILNETFLKDMKNKVQGDMTVSVPHQDVLIIGDIRNETGYDVLAQMAMHFFTNGKVPITSLSFVYENEALEPIFILAKNRPEKENDKK from the coding sequence ATGAAATCCGCCGAGTTATTTACTATACTGAAAGAGCGGGTTGCAAATGACCAGTTGAACTGGACATTGGACCGCCAAAAAGATATCGCAAATGTTAGGCATAAAAAGCTGGGGAAAGGCATGACCATTTCCTTGCCGCAAGTAATCAACCGTTTTGAAACGAAAGGTGATTCAGCGATCGAAGAAATCACTTATACCATTTCCGAGACCTTCCAAGCGATGGAACGCGAGTCAGCTGGGGAATTGCCGGGCGAGCAGCATATTTACCCGGTTATCCGTTCGACTTCGTTTCCGGAAGAATCGCGTGAAGGCCATCGCTTCCTGACTTCGCCCCATACAGCAGAAACGCGTGTTTATTATGCACTCGATGCAGGGACGACTTACCGGCTGATTGATGACAAAGTGTTGGAAAGCCTAGCGCTGACAGCCGATCAAGTACAGGAAATTGCCAAATTCCAAGTGAAGAAGTTAAAAACTACTGTCAAAGAAGACCATGTAGCAGGAAATGTTTTTTACTTCCTGAATGAAAATGATGGTTATGATGCCACACGCATCTTGAATGAAACATTTTTGAAAGACATGAAAAACAAAGTACAAGGGGACATGACCGTCTCAGTCCCCCATCAGGACGTCTTGATCATCGGCGATATCCGCAACGAGACCGGATACGACGTGCTTGCCCAGATGGCAATGCATTTCTTCACGAACGGCAAAGTGCCGATTACATCCTTATCGTTCGTCTATGAAAACGAGGCGCTTGAACCGATATTCATCTTAGCGAAAAACAGACCCGAGAAGGAGAACGATAAAAAATGA